Proteins from a single region of Primulina tabacum isolate GXHZ01 chromosome 5, ASM2559414v2, whole genome shotgun sequence:
- the LOC142544231 gene encoding uncharacterized protein LOC142544231 has translation MDFGDMLPDNHNLPTKMYDVKKTLSCLALSHEKIHVCSNDCILYKKQYKDCVNCPKCGLSRWKLTKKNIVKKGVPAKVLWYFPPIPRFKRMFKSLHTSTNLTWHAETTGVPGQLRHPDDSPSWKLVDHMWPDFESEPRNLRLALAADGINPYSNLRNDIDVYLDVLVEDLQRLWDGVDGVYDAYRRQFFTLKAVLLWTINDFPAYGNLSGYTTHGYYACPVCKEDTCAKHLENGKKMSFVGHRRFLPRFHPYRRQMKEFDGMEEHGESSTPLSGVALFDKLFDIRHCLDVMHIEKNVFESLINTLINVKGKTKDNVAARLDMVQMGVRPELAPKFGEKKTYLPPHACSFTKKEKLQVCQSIMDIKVPEGFSSNLKNLVSLSELKLIGLKSHDCHVLMQHFLPILIRDALPKHVRYAIIRLCFFFKDICFKVIDVAKLDKLQSDLVVTLCLLEQYFPPYFFDVMLHLTVHLV, from the exons ATGGATTTTGGGGATATGCTACCGGATAATCACAACCTGCCAACCAAAATGTATGATGTAAAAAAGACATTGAGTTGTTTGGCGTTGAGTCATGAAAAGATTCATGTTTGTTCCAATGATTGCATTCTTTATAAGAAGCAATATAAAGACTGCGTAAACTGCCCTAAATGTGGCTTGTCACGGTGGAAGCTAACCAAGAAGAACATTGTGAAGAAAGGTGTTCCTGCAAAGGTGTTGTGGTATTTCCCTCCCATACCAAGATTTAAGCGCATGTTTAAATCTCTACATACATCCACAAATTTAACATGGCATGCAGAAACCACAGGAGTTCCCGGTCAGTTACGTCATCCAGATGATTCACCATCTTGGAAGTTGGTGGATCATATGTGGCCCGACTTTGAAAGTGAACCAAGAAATCTTCGCCTGGCACTTGCAGCTGATGGCATTAATCCTTATAGCAACCTTA GAAACGATATAGATGTCTATCTTGATGTGTTAGTTGAAGATTTGCAACGATTGTGGGATGGAGTTGATGGTGTCTATGATGCTTATCGAAGACAATTTTTCACTCTTAAAGCAGTCTTATTATGGACCATCAATGACTTTCCAGCCTATGGTAACCTTAGTGGATATACTACACATGGTTATTATGCATGCCCAGTATGCAAAGAAGATACTTGTGCAAAGCATTTGGAAAATGGGAAGAAAATGTCATTTGTTGGTCATAGACGATTCCTACCACGATTTCATCCATATCGGAGGCAAATGAAAGAGTTCGATGGTATGGAAGAACATGGAGAATCATCTACACCATTATCTGGGGTTGCGTTGTTTGACAAGCTTTTTGACATAAG GCACTGTCTCGATGTGATGCACATAGAGAAAAATGTCTTCGAATCTCTCATTAATACTTTGATTAATGTTAAAGGAAAAACCAAGGACAATGTGGCAGCTAGATTGGACATGGTTCAAATGGGAGTTAGGCCTGAATTGGCACCTAAATTTGgtgaaaaaaaaacatatcttCCTCCTCATGCATGCTCATTCACAAAAAAAGAAAAGTTACAAGTTTGTCAGTCGATAATGGATATAAAAGTCCCAGAAGGTTTCTCATCGAACCTAAAAAATCTTGTGTCCTTGTCTGAGTTGAAATTGATTGGcttgaaatctcatgattgtcatGTTCTAATGCAGCATTTCCTGCCAATACTCATACGTGATGCGTTACCAAAACATGTTAGATATGCCATCATAAGATtatgcttcttcttcaaagatATTTGTTTCAAGGTGATAGATGTAGCCAAGTTAGATAAGCTGCAATCTGACTTGGTTGTTACACTCTGCTTATTGGAGCAGTATTTCCCCCCTTATTTCTTCGATGTCATGCTTCACTTAACAGTTCATCTTGTTTGA